The DNA segment AAGTGCCGCAACGGACGCAAAGTGGCCATGTACCAGGAATTGGCGCGATTGGTGGCCGAGTATCGCACGCGCAAGCCGGGAGCCTCGTTCCGCGATGCATTGTTTACGGTACTGGCCGAGGCCAAGGCTTCGCGTTTCTTTTTCGGAGTGCAGACCGGACGTCTCATTCTTTATCGTCATCAACGATGTGCCGGGTGACGATGTGCCGTGTCGCGTGCATTCTCTTCCTTCCCGTTTTGTGGCAAGGCTGCTCGGCACGCCGCCAAGTCACGGCGCGGCAGACGGAGAGCCGGCAGCAGGTGGTCGATGTCGCCTTGTGTGATACGCTCAGGCAGCAACAGGCCACGCGGGAGCACGAAGAGACGACGTGGCAGGTCGAGGTGGTGAGAGAGTGGGTCGACGGGCTCGACAGCCTTTCGGCCGCCACGGGTCACAAGCCGCAGGGCGTCGAGCGGTGGCACATTCGGGCCGTGACGACTCGCGACATGCACCGCAACGATACCCTTCATGCGGTTGAGTCCCTCGCGGCTGTCGCCGTCGATAGCGTCGAGACCGTTACCCGTTTCGAGGAGACGAGCGAGCAACGGCGGGGGAGCGGTACGCCATGGCACTTCTATGTTTTGATGCTGTTGCTGAGTATCGTATCGGTAGGATTTATTGTTAAACGTTAAAAAAGGAAATCATGTATCATAAAAAAGAATTGAACGCCCCGCGGGGGATTGAAAAGAAAATCTGTGTGCAGTTGCGCATTGACCGGGAAGAGTTGCGCGACGAGTTGTTGAAACGCACGACCTATGTGGCCGTGCCCATGCAGGCCGAAGGTGCCGATGCCGAGTCGTACTATGACAAGCTGCTCCTCACGGCCGATGAGGACATTTGGGTGGGCGACCGTTTGCAAGAGGCGGCCGACCGCGTGTGTGAGGTGTTGGCCGGATACCTGACCGGCGAAGGTTGCTCCTTCGATAAACAGGGCCATTGCTGCATGACGTTGTTGTTGCCCGGCGCCACCGTCCCGGGAACGGCCGACCGCATTGCCCGCATCATCAAGGAGATATTCGTGCTCTACGTCTTGTCGCATTGGTTTGCCGACCGTCTGCCCGAAAAGTCTCAGTATGCGGCTTTGCAGTATGATGAGGCGATGGACCTGCTCAAAGCCCGCCTTCATCGTCGTTCGCGTCCCATCGTCCGGCCGGTCAAATATCCGTGACGCACAATTTCCCGGCATGGAGCCCCGCCCGTCTTGGCGGGGCTTTTCTTTTCCCTTTATCGCCTCTTTTCCGCAAAAAGTCGAGAATCAAGGATATTTAACCTCTCTTTGCATCTATGTCGAAAGAAATAAGTATCTTTGGCGCGTTATTCTAAACAAAAAACTAAATGGAAAACAATTATTCTTACAGTGGGTCGAGCGTGCAGACCGCACAAGTGTCCCTCATGAAAAGTCTTTATTTGTGGATGAGTATCGCTTTGGCCGTTACCGGTATTACCGCCATGGCCGTTGATGCTTCCTATTCGTTGCAGCAATTACTCTTTGGCGGAAGATATACATTTCTGGTATTGGCGATTGCCGAGGTGGCGTTGGTCATCTACCTTACGGCTCGCATTACCCGTATGTCGTTTGCCACGGCCATGGTGAGTTTCCTGGCTTACTCGTTCTTGAACGGGCTTACCCTCTCGGTGATTTTCTTGGCTTATACCAAAGCGTCGATTGCATCGACCTTTTTTGTGACGGCCGGCACGTTTGCTGCCATGAGCCTCTATGGTTATTTTACCAAGAAGGACCTCTCTTCGTGGGGAAACATCTTCTTTATGGCTCTCATCGGTCTCATCATTGCTTCGGTGGTGAACATCTTTTGGGCCAACTCCACGCTTTATTGGGTCATCACTTATGCCGGTGTGCTCATCTTCGTAGGTCTCACGGCTTATGACACCCACCGCATCAAACAGGTGTTGGCCAATCAGGAAATAAACGAGAGTACGCAGAAACTGGCTTTGCTGGGCGCTCTCACCCTGTATCTCGACTTCATCAACATGTTCCTCTACCTGTTGCGCATCTTTGGCGACCGTCGTTGAGGATAGCCGACAATGGATAAAAAAGGAGCGACACCGTCGGGTGTCGCTCCTTTTGCGTTTGAAGGGGAGGGTCAAGCCTTGAAGAGTGATACTTTTTGAGTCCCCATCTCGTACACATCGAGGTGTACCCAGGAAACGCCCTCTTCGAGGCGGATAGGCCAGGGAAGCCGCTCGCTGTGTCCGATGATGAGCCGGCGGGCTTCTTCGGCGGTCATGCCCTCGGGGGTAAAGTCGATGCCCTTGCCCAGGCAGTGAGCCGAGAGGTAGAGCTGTTGACGCTCGCTTTTCTCGCGCACCAGGTCGCAAAGGTTGCAACGCAGTCCCCGCTGGGTGAAGCTGCCGCCCAGGTGCCAGTTGTTGACGGTCATCGGTGCGCAGAGTATTTTTTCGCGTATCGTGTTTAACGTCGCGATAAGTTTGTCATCGAGAAACATGGCAGCCCCCTCGCCGTAGCGGTCGTAGACGTGCTTGCACACCAACTCTTTGACGGAGAAAAATTTACTTTTCATTTTCGTTCTTGTTTTTCGATTCAACAAATTCATCATTCAGCGTTTCGCCGTGTTCTCGCTCCACGCGTTCGACGATTTTCTGCACATTCTCCGGCAGTGCCCGTTTGAACTCAAAGCGGATAACATGGTAGATGATGCGCAGTGCCTTGTTGGCCGGGTAGGCATGAATGAGGTTGCGGAAGGCATTCTGCACATAGACATACATGAAGACGTATGTCAGCGACTTCATCGCAATGAGCGCCGCCGTGTCGTCGCCGCAGCCCATCATGATGGAATATATCGTCTCCGAGATAACGAGGTAAAGCAGCAGTTCGGCCAATGCATTCTTGAACTTGCGGAAAGAGAAGTTCCGGCACCGTACTACCGATACCCCGTCGGCGCGCATGCCCGCCCACACGTTGAAGGCAAACATCAGCACCAGCGCGAATACGAAACCCTTCGTCGGCGTCAGAAAGGCCAGCACGGGGCTTATGGCCGAAACGGCGATGATGCGCCATTGTTCCCAGTTGAAGATTTTATCCATCATTTTGAGGGTTTTATAGGCGTGAGAAAAGTTGGCTCAGAACGCAATAGATGTAATAGCACCCGTTGTCGTTGGCGTGCATGTCATCGGTCATCAGGCTGCAACCTTCTTTTGCGGTGGGAGTGTAAGCCTCGTAGATGTCGTTGAAGGCTCTTTCGGCCCATCTCCAAAAAAGGTTGTGCGCAAAGATGCTTGCGCAAGGTTTTGTCGCCATCCAGGCCGCGCAGTTGTCGTAGTAGGAGATGTTGGAGACCGATTTCCCGCCGGCAGTTTTTCGCAACAAGATGGTACGGTTGGCGTCGTCAAAAAGTCTGTTTTGTCCGAATCCGGCATTTATATATGCGGTAAACAGGCACAACTCGCAGTCGGAATAGCCATTTAATGTTTTGTGGAAAGAGCTGTCGGCATCGTTGAACTCATTGAAGTAGACCCGTTTCATAAAGTCGGTGTAATAACCGGCATCTTGGTTGCCGGTTCCCGAAGCACCGATATTTCCGATGGTTATGTGTCCCATCAGGAGGTTGGGCTTGAACACCAGAATGTCGGTTCCTTGCACCTTGTTCAGGTCGATGGCGGAGCCGTTGCATGTGTGAGCCCAGCCGCCCCGGCCGGCATTGATAAGGTAGAGGAAATTTTTCCCCCGCGTCCATTCCACGCCGATGTAATTCATGCGTGTGCCCGAGCTCTTCGTAAGGGTCATCGACACTTCCGAAGAAGAGAGCTTCCGCATCTTCATGCGCATCTGGTAGATGGTGTTGTCGGCATACGCCAAATTCATGGCCGAGACGATGCTGTCGGTGTTTGCATCGAGGACATACCCGTTCGCCTCGACCCAAGCACCGGTTTTGTAATCAAACACTTCTACCGCACCGTTTCCCTCGGCCACGGCGATGGTCTGGTTCCCGCTTTGGTTGCAGGCGCGATAGATGTAGTTGAAGTAGTTGGCGCGCGCGGGAACGGTAAAGCCGATGGCAGCATTGCTGCTGGTCGACGTCCTTGTCGGTCGTTGCCCGTCGGCATCGCCCCAGTTGCCGGCGTTGATGGTGGTCTCCCAATCGCCCGTTTCGGTAAAGAAATCCGATTGGTATGTGCGATATTCCTGCCCCCAAGGAGCGGAAATGCAATCCCAAATCAGTGAGCACAGGTCGTTGCCCTGCAACAGGGGCGGTCTGAGCCCGGCATCGAACCGTTCGGTCGTGTAGGGACGCCCCATGATGGTCGAAGAGCCGGTGAAGACGATGGTGACATCTTCCTCCCGGGAGCGCATCAGATGGGCGAACTTCGGCACTTTTTCGAGAATATTTTCGTTCACGACGGGGGTTGCCACGCTCCTTACCCGTTGTTTTACCAATTCCTGCCCTTGGAAATATTCACCGATGACCCCCGGGAAAGAATAGAACCCCTTCGGACTGTTGTAGGTGGGAATGTCGTTGGAGGCGAGAAGAATGCCGCCGTAGTTTTTGCTTACTTCCCAAAAAGTGCGGGGCTCTATCCGTGCGATGTTGGTGAGGGAATATGCATCGGTGAGGTTGATGTCCAAGGCATCGACATAGAGGCTGTATCCTTTTTGCAAGACGATTTTGTAGTCGCTGCCGTCTTCGAATATCTTGAAATAACGACCCTCTTCGGTCCTGAATATCGGGTTGTCGGAGAATCGGATAATCAAGTTTTGCGAGTTGTCGAAAGAATAATTCACCACCGTGTAGGTATCTTTGTGCAAGTTGCTTGCGATGTAATTGGTCATTCGGCATTTGTTGCTCAAAATGACTTGGCTGCCCGTCTCTTCGTCGAATCGGAACATCTGTCCGTTGTAAAGGAAAATGCAGTTTTTGTAATCGACAAGCGCTTGAATGTATGCTCCGCCGTCGACATTGTTGTAGTAGGTTGTTTTTGTACCGTAGTTGAGGGTATAATAACCGTCCACTTTGCTTCCGTTTTGACCATACTGCGACAAGACGATACATTGCTTGGCATATCCCGGTTCAATCGTTACGGAAAATACCTTTCCGTCATTTTTATACACATACAACGTGCCGTTTTTTGTCGCGGAGAAAGTCTCGGAGAATCTTCCGTAAGTGCCGTCATTGAAGAATACCGAAGCGATGGCCCCATCGGTTAGAAGCACTGTTGTACCCGACAAGATATGGACGGGAGAGGTGATTCTCCAAGACGAAACCGTTGAAACCAAATCATGGGATGAGGATTCGACATACCCGTAATTGTCGCCAGTGATTTCGAACGAATGTCCACCCAATATCATTCCGGTGTCGAGCGGGTACACCTTAACCGAGGTTATCGGGTTGGAGTTTATCCAGTAAATCTGAATCGTAACCGGTTCGGCAAAAGAATATTCTTCGACCATGGCGTCGGACGAATAATTGTAAAACGTCTTTCTGTATTTCCCCTCGATGACCATACCGCAATTTTGTCCGGCTTCCTGGCGTTCCAACCTTATTTTTTGCCCGGCAGAAAGCCTTATCTTCCGCAACAACGTGAAGCTGTTGTTCTCGATTACCGCGAAATCGGACGATTGTATGTAGGCGCTTTTCTCCACGCACGCGACATACTCTTCGATTCCGTTCTCGGAGAGTAAAGTCGTTTGTGACGCAGAAAGCAACTGTTGGCTGCTGATTTTCCCTGAACTGTTGAGCGTGACGGTGTGTATTTTGTTGTCGGCACAGATCAAAGTGAGGGTATATTCCGATTTTGCACTGTCCGACAGTACATGGCAGGGCGATACGCAGTTGTGGTTGTCCATGGCATAAAGCACACAGTTTCCATTGGTGTTTTCGTTGAGGATTGACGTTATGGTTCCGTTGTCACTGTCGTTGGGTGCTAAATTCGAGAGAAGGCCATCGGTCGAGAAATCATATTTCAAATAGATGGTTTTCAGTATGTTTTTCGATTTAAAGGTCGTTTCCTCGATGTTCGACAGGTCCTTCCTTGCCAAGGCCGAAAGATCCGTGTCTATTTCCGTAACGGCGGATTCCCAATAATCTCCGTTCCAGAACAGCGAGATGATGGCCGAGGATTTTGTCTGGACCGAGATGGCGGTTTCTCCGTTTTTAAAAAATGAGAATGTGACTTTTGCCGCTTCGGGGGCAATATACAAATACGCGGTTTTCACACCGGGTTTTACATCGGGAATGAAACTGAGCGGATTGTCGATAATTCCTTTTAACCAGTTGTCGGGCCGGTTACTGTCGATCCATTTCCGGTTCATTGTGTCCCAAACCCACAACGAGAGCGTTTCTCCGTTGATAAAACAGTCTCCCGGCACACCTTTGGGGTGTTGGGACAGGAATGCACTGAGATTGAAGTAGTATCCGAGAAATTGTCCGTATATGTTATGTTCCATATTATGAGAGTTTTTAAGTTTTAATTAAAAGTCATTTGCTTGCGCATGATGGCCGCTTTCTCGCTCTGTCCCAAGATGTCGAACACCAGGGCCGCGCACAGGTAGCACGCCGCCTCGCCCAGGAGCGGGTGGAGGTCATAGCCCTCATTTTTCTCCTGGGGCAGGGGAATGTAGATGGCGCTTTTCACCTCGTGGCGCCGCATGTAGGGCGGCAGTGAGAAGTAGTCGAGTACGAGGCGCCCCTGCTCGTCGCTCGAAATGACAGCGACCGGTTTCTCGGCTCCGCCGCGGGCGTAGGGGTTGTATTGTTTCTCGGCCGTGGGGTGGAACCTGTCGACAAATCGGGTCACGGGGCGTCGCCACCCGTTCATTTCGAAGCGGAGCATACGCAACATGTCGTCGGGCAGGACGACCCGTCCGCTTCCGTCTTGCCGCATCTCGGGCGAGAGTTGGCTCGTGATGTCGACGCTGTTGCCGATGCAGAGGTGTTCGGGAGCGACGGCCAACAGGTGGGTGAGGGCTTCGGGCCATTTGGCCCGGATATATTGCTCGATGTCGCTTCCGCCGGTTTGGGTTACGATGCGGTCCCAGTCGGGAGTCAGCTCTTCCATGTCGGTTTTGACACGTTCGAGCCATTCTGTGGTAGTCAGGAACATGAGGGCCTCCTTTCTTTTTTAAGCGGTGAGATGGGGAAAGCAGATGCCTTTTTCGCGAGCGGCTTTTTCGATACTGGTCGGCGAACGCAGCCGGTTGGCCGGTACGAGATAAGGCTCTTTGCGCAGCAATTCGCGGGCGGCCTGCCAGGAGACAATCTCTTCGATAGGGCGAGTCTCGGTGGGTTGGTCGGTATAGCCGGTTTCCTGGTAGAGGTCGAAGAGCCGGCCGTAGTCGATGTCCTGTTCGATGGCATCTTGCAAGTCGCTGTTGGCGGTGGTGTAATAGCCGTGTATGTTGTCGCGCGAGATGAAGCGTATGCGTACTTTCTTCTCGCCCATGCGGACGATGGTGTTGAGGTTCCCGTGCAGGGTTTCGTAGGTTTTTATTTTTTTCATGGGACGTTTGGTTTTAGAGATTTACGGCGGGAATTTCCTCCCGCCGTAAACGGTGAATGGATTTAAGCGTTTTTGGGAATGATGCGCATGTGGGCTGCGGGGTAACGCAGGGTGAGGCAGCTGGCCTCGGTGAGCACGACGGCATCGGTGTTGCGCACGCCGGCGCCTTTGAGGTCGAGTACCTGACGGTCGAAGGGTACATGCGACCACTTCGACAAGAATTCGGGGTCGAAGATGAAGCCGTAGTCGCTCATGCCGCACTCGTCGAAGACTTCGGAGTAGAGAATGAAGAGGCGTCCGAATTTGGAGCGTATCTCGGAGAAGTCGATACCCCACTTGACGAAATCTTCGTCGGCCGAGATGACCTTGTTCACATCGAGCTTGTTGATGCGGCCGATGAAGTCCGAACCGCCGATGAGGATTTTGCGCTTGTTGCCGCCGTTTCCGGTGAATGCCTCTTTGGCGATGTCGATGAGGTCTTCCTGGGTGAGCTCTTTCTCGGGGTCGAAGGTGTATTCCTTGCCGGCTTGCCACCAGATACCGCCGGTGAGCGAAACCTCTTCTTTCTTTTTCGAGTCGTAGATGCGGCTCTTCACGCCGAACATGAAGGTTTTCTCCATGCCCAGTCGCATGTCGTAGATGGCCGCTTCTTCGGAGTCGGAAAATTCCCATTCCACCTCTTTGTTGGCGATTTTCTGGAACGTCGACTGCTCGATTTGCATCTTGAAGATTTGGCAATAGTTTTGGTCTTTTACCGGCAGAGCCTCGAATTGGGCGGTCTGCACGTCGAGCTCGGTGGCGGCGCGTCCCATGCGGATAAGGGTCGTGCCTTGTGCAATCGTGGGCACGCAGCCGGTGATGTTGCCGATGGTCTTGCCGTTGATGGCATAGACGTTGAGTTCGCCGGTCTCCTCCTTGCTCGAAATGTAGAGCACGAGGTCGGCTTTCGACTGGGTTTTCCCGTCGCTCTCATAGCCTTTCACCCCTTGCACGAGAATGGTCTCTGACACTTCGAAAATGTCGTTGTTGTTGGTTGTGAGTTGCACCTTCTGTGCGGCGGTGGTGGCGCTGCCCGACTCCGGTTCGGTGTAAGCCTCGGCGAGCGTGGCTTTGGTGGGTTTCACATCGACCGAATAGTAATCGACAATCATCGAACCCGATTTGCGGGCACCGGCATAGCGCGAGAGTTGGTCGATGGGGGTCGACATGGGGCGCACTTTGGTGATGCGTTTGTCGACTTCGTTCATGAGCAGTTCTTTGCTGTTGCCGCGTGTGATTTCGGTCGTGAGCGGAGAACCCGAGATGATGCGTCCCGATGCCGTGGGAATGACTACGGCCAGTGCGTAGGCACAGTCGTGGAGCAAGAAGGCTGCCAAGACGATAAACAGGGTGGTTGACAACCAGAACCAAATGTTTCGGGATTTCAGGAATTTCAGAATTTGTTCTTTTTTCATGAGTAGGAATTTTTTTTGGTGAGTGAAAAAGGGTTGTTATGGTGTGATGTGATTCTTGTGCGGGCTGTGTGTGGACGATGGCTTCGCTTACAAGTCCCACACGCTGCCCCGGCGTCTGAACCCGAAGGCAGCCGAACGTCCCTCGTCGGGATTTTCTCCGCCCCCGATGCCACTCAACTGGGGCAGGAGTGACCCTTCACGCGGGGGACGCTCCGACAAGATGCGTTCGTTGCGCCCCCGAATCTCGGCGATGCGTTCGGTGTTGCCCAGGTCGAGGTCGTAGTTGATGCCTTTGAAGAGCAGTTCGAGAATCTCGGTCGTGAAGTCGTGCATGAACACATGCTCGCACACATGGTGCACACGGTCGAGAAAATCTTCAAACTCTTCGTCGCTCATGCCTTTGTGGGCTTTGAAGCGGGCAATGGCGCGGGCACTGTGTTGCCAGTTTTCTTCCATTTCCCGTTGTATCTGCTCGCCGGCTCTTACGCGGCGGGTGAACTCTTCGTTTTCCCGTTCGAGGTCGGCCAGCCGGCGTTCGTCGCCCACGCATTCGAGAATGTCCCGTCCGAAGTGGCGCACGCAAGCGGCCAAGGCATCGTCGCCGGCCAGGACATCGCCGATGAACTCGGCCATGCGGGGGTTCGACATGAAGATGTCGGCCAGTTTCAGCTGGTCCTGGCACAGGTAGTCGTAGCGTTGCCGCAGGTTGTCTTCGTATTCGAGCAGCGAATCGAAGAAGCGGTCGTCGTTGTCGAAAACCCGGTCGGGAAAACTTTTACTCACTCTCGCCAGGAGCAGCTCCCGCGAGTTTCGAGGGGTAATTTCATACCCGTTTCCTGTAAAGTCTTTCATACAATTAATCGGTTTTAATAAAGTGAATAGATGACCACGGTGTGGTAATTTTACAATGCAAAGAAAATCCCATAAGAAGGCTTTTCTGTGCGATATTTATCAAAAGTGGGCAGCATTTTGTCGTTTTGTGAAGTGTGGTAGAATAACCATCTGCGGGGCGCGGGTTCCCGACGGGAAGCCGGTCTCGGATTCTCGATGGCCCGGTCGTCCCGTAGAAATATCTTTTCGGTGATAAATTGCTTATTTGTGAGAGAAAGCGTACCTTTGCTTTCTCCAAAGACAAAAAATCCAAACCTTAAACATATGGCAACAAAACCCTTCAAGTATCAAGAGATGTTCCCCATGGGAAAGGATAATACCGAATATTATCTTCTCACGAAAGACTATGTCTCGGTCGAAAATTTCGACGGTAAAGAAATACTGAAAGTCGCACCCGAGGCGTTGACCCGCTTGGCCAATGCCGCCATGCGCGATGTCTCGTTCCTCTTGCGTCGCGAGCACAACGAGATGGTG comes from the Candidatus Caccoplasma merdavium genome and includes:
- a CDS encoding Bax inhibitor-1/YccA family protein, producing MENNYSYSGSSVQTAQVSLMKSLYLWMSIALAVTGITAMAVDASYSLQQLLFGGRYTFLVLAIAEVALVIYLTARITRMSFATAMVSFLAYSFLNGLTLSVIFLAYTKASIASTFFVTAGTFAAMSLYGYFTKKDLSSWGNIFFMALIGLIIASVVNIFWANSTLYWVITYAGVLIFVGLTAYDTHRIKQVLANQEINESTQKLALLGALTLYLDFINMFLYLLRIFGDRR